A single region of the Lycium barbarum isolate Lr01 chromosome 2, ASM1917538v2, whole genome shotgun sequence genome encodes:
- the LOC132627140 gene encoding N-glycosylase/DNA lyase OGG1, whose protein sequence is MQSLRILSVMKRPIIIPSTPSTPPSPQTTLHSKTTTFKSLSSKKPRNILTNPTPTTTTTTEQEPIWIPLNLSSSELYLPLTFPTGQTFRWKQTGPTQYTGVVGRSHLVSLKQLDNGDVGYHFYCTRDNCDASDALLDFLNVGISLNEVWEGFKANDTRFAELAIHLRGARVLRQDPLECLVQFICSSNNNIKRITMMVDFISSLGNYLGDVGGFKFYEFPSLERLAMVSEQDLRAAGFGYRAKYIVGTVEALKSKPGGGTEWLAALRKVDLPEAIASLCSLPGVGPKVAACIALFSLDQHHAIPVDTHVWKIATRYLLPELAGTSLTPKLHNRVADAFVRTYGKYAGWAQTLLFIAELPSQKALLNSTEEKSPNPKKRKLGWITEVLKE, encoded by the exons ATGCAATCACTGAGAATTCTCTCAGTAATGAAGAGACCAATAATCATTCCTTCAACCCCATCAACTCCACCATCACCACAAACAACTCTCCATTCCAAGACAACAACTTTTAAATCACTTTCTTCCAAGAAACCAAGAAATATTCTAACAAATCCtaccccaacaacaacaacaacaacagaacAAGAACCAATATGGATACCCTTAAACTTATCAAGCTCAGAACTTTACTTACCCCTCACTTTCCCAACAGGCCAAACATTCAGGTGGAAACAAACAGGACCCACACAGTACACTGGTGTTGTTGGTAGGTCCCATTTGGTCTCACTAAAACAGCTTGACAATGGTGATGTTGGGTACCATTTTTATTGCACTAGGGACAATTGTGATGCTAGTGATGCACTTCTTGATTTTCTCAATGTGGGTATTTCTTTAAATGAAGTTTGGGAGGGGTTTAAGGCTAATGATACAAGGTTTGCTGAATTGGCTATCCATTTAAGGGGTGCTAGAGTACTTAGACAAGATCCTCTTGAGTGTCTTGTTCAGTTTATTTGCTCATCTAATAATAATATTAAGAGAATTACTATGATGGTTGATTTTATTTCATCATTGGGGAATTATTTGGGAGATGTTGGAGGTTTCAAGTTTTATGAGTTCCCTTCACTTGAAAGGCTGGCAATGGTTTCTGAACAAGACCTAAGAGCTGCTGGTTTTGGCTACAG GGCCAAATATATAGTTGGTACCGTGGAAGCACTGAAATCAAAGCCTGGTGGAGGTACGGAGTGGCTTGCTGCACTTCGTAAAGTAGATCTTCCTGAGGCCATTGCTTCGCTTTGCTCTCTACCTGGTGTTGGTCCTAAGGTGGCAGCATGTATTGCTCTCTTCTCTCTAGATCAGCACCATGCTATTCCTGTTGATACTCATGTGTGGAAG ATCGCGACCAGGTACCTCCTCCCTGAACTGGCAGGAACCAGTCTTACGCCTAAACTTCACAATCGTGTGGCAGATGCTTTTGTGAGGACATATGGAAAATATGCTGGTTGGGCTCAAACTCTGCTTTTCATTGCGGAACTACCTTCACAGAAAGCACTCTTGAATTCTACGGAAGAGAAGTCTCCTAATCCCAAAAAAAGAAAACTGGGTTGGATCACAGAGGTCCTTAAAGAATGA